CTGATCCAAATAATGAGGACGCAACAGATAAAGTTAATAAAGTTGGTGAGATCCATGTGAAGACATTAGAAGAAATGCTTCTTGAAAGAGCCAGTCAGAAACATGGGGAATCGCAAACTAAACTCAAGACAGAAGGACCTTCAAAAACTGATGATTCTACTTCAGGAGCAAGAAGCTCCTCCACTCTCCGTATCAAAACCTTCTCTGAGGTCCTGGCTGAAGAAGAACATAGGCAGCAGGAAGCAGagagacaaaaaagcaaaaaggatacAACTTGCATGAAGCTAAAGACTgatagtgaaattaaaaaaacagtagtTTTGCCACCCATTGTTGCCAGCAAAGGACAATCAGAGGAGCCTGCAGGTAAAACAAAGTCCATGCAGGAGGTGCACATGAAGACGCTGGAAGAAATTAAACTGGAGAAGGCACTGAGGGTGCAGCAGAGCTCTGAGAGCAGCACCAGCTCCCCGTCTCAACATGAGGCCACTCCGGGGGCAAGGTTGCTGCTGCGAGTCACCCAAAGAAcatggaggaaagaagagaagatacTTCAGGAAGGAAATGAAGTTGATTTTCAGAGCCGTATTAGAATGGAAGCTACAGAGGCTTCAGTTGAGACCACAGGAGTTGACATCAGTAAAATTCAAGTCAAGAGATGTGCGACCATGAGAGAGATGCGCATGCGGAAACAGCAGGAGAGGGAAAAATCAGTCTCGACACCTCTTCAGGGAGATGTAGCCTCTTGCAATACCCGAGTGGCAGAGAAACCAGTGCTCACTGCTGTGCCAGGAATCACATGGCACCTGACCAAGCAGCTTCCCACAAAGTcatcccagaaggtggaggtagaAACCTCAGGGATTGCAGACTCATTCTTGAATGTGAAATGGGCAGCACAGACCTTGGAAAAAAGGGGTGAAGCTAAACCCAAAGTGAACGTGAAGCAATCTGTGGTTAAAGTTGTGTCATCCCCCAAATTGGCCCCAAAACGTAAGGCAGTGGAGATGCACCTTGCTGTCACTGCCGCTGTGAAGCCACTCAGCTCCAGCAGCGTCCTACAGGAACCCCCAGCCAAAAAGGCAGCTGTGGATGCTGTTGTCCTGCTTGTCTCTGAGGACAAATCAGTCACTGTGCCTGAAGCAGAAAATCCTAGagacagtctttttttctttttctttttctttttcttttttttttctttctttcttttttttttaatatactgtaagttttagggtacacgtgcacattgtgcaggttagttacatctgtatacatgtgccatgctggtgcgctgcacccactaactcgtcatctagcagtaggtatatctcccagtgctatccctcccccctccccccaccccaccacagtccccagagtgtgatattccccttcctgtgtccatgtgatctcattgctcaattcccacctatgagtgagaatatgcggtgtttggttagAGACAGTCTTGTGCTGCCTCCAACCCAGTCCTCTTCAGATTCCTCACCCCCGGAGGCGTCTGGCCCTTCCTCACCCCAAATGAGCATGAAAACTCGCCGACTCAGCTCTGCCTCAACAGGAAAGCCCCCACTCTCTGTGGAGGATGATTTTGAGAAACTAACGTGGGAGATTTCAGGAGGCaaatgggaagctgaggttgacCTGGATCCTGGGAAAGATGAAGATGACCTTCCGCTTGAGCTATGAGAAATGATTGATAGCTGAAGGTGGTAGtgaggacactttaaaaaaaaaaaaaaccgccaaAAAACTGGACTTAGTTTCATCTATTGTAACATTTACCTGAGACGATCATTTCTTTAGTCTAGAATTTGCCCCAAATCAGAAGTATACCTCTGAATTATCTGTATGTGTCCTGGATTCCTTGGGGTcagatttttaaagttactttataACCATTTTGTCCATTTGATGCCATTGTTTATCATCTTTTGAGAAAAAAGTTCTGTCATACCCTTCTCTCCACAAAAAGAGACTGAGAGGGAGATCAAGTGAAAGGGTGTAAGCAAACTTAATGACTCCTTGAGgtgtttgtcagttttggcttttttctcctttgttgtaTTCTTTATGTATTGTCTTGATGTACTTAATATTACCTGAGTTTGAAATGGATGAAGACAGCTGCTACCATTAAGGACCAAATTTTATGCTACCACTAAACAAAAATACCCACTCAGTCTGCGTTAAATTGTATGTCTTTGTAAAGGTATTTAGAGATTCAACTAAGCTTTAAAGAGGGCTGAGCAGCTCAGGAAGCCTGTAATGTGGGCATAACTCTTTGGACCTGATCTTGATGCTTCTGCTGCTCTGTTGGCCTCTGAAgagcaatatctaatttattattactgtaattttttaaaaggctttaaagTGCCTCAGGGGTCCCCTGaaactaattttctatttctgggaTTCCCTGGATTCATTATATGAGATGGTGACATGATTAGAGGAATTCTTTTTTCGTATGAAAATTGTCCCTTTTCTTCTTCAGTACTTGCCTCCTTGCTGGCATTGAATTAACACAGGGACaaaatttggttaattttttatttctaattctcccAACAAACCCCTGTTGCCCAGTATTTATGTGGTGGCCTTTAACCACCTGAGGGAAAAAATGAGCTTATTCAAGCTGCCAATATTTATCTATGGGCTGTAGCAGTACACCGAATTGTACTGTGCCAGGGATATTGAGATGCTCTGGGGGTGTATTGTATACCtgccagttttcttcatttctgaattgagttttcttttcttgatgttGGTTTCCTTCATATCACCTCAAGGTTTAGATTTGTGAAGGAATAAGCATGACGGAAATAATAGTCTTGAAAGGAGATATGTTGTATATAatcagaaggaagaggaaggaaggatttacccattttgatattttgctgTAGGTGGCCAGTTTTGTTTCTCATAGGGAAATCTGACCCACCTGTCATGTTGGCTCCTAAGGAACTGCTGTTGTAAGCGGCTCATCAAGAGTTGAACTTCACGTAGCCTTGTTGGGaatatggaaaaggaagaaagccacAGGACTGCCCATTCAGTCTTGTTAAGATTGGGATGATTCTGCACAAGCAAAAATGACTTGAAATTTATGTATCGACACACCTCTAGCAATCCATCTTCAGCTGACTGAATGTTGTATGATAGCCCTTCTCCAAAGCAGGGGTAGAATGTTCAGGTTTCACCACGGATTTTCTACTTATTTCGCTTTTGGAATCAGCTTACAGATTCCAGGTcccttttgtatatattctttattcttttgcttttttaaaaaataaacttgtattAGTCAATGTTTCGTGTTCCGCATTATTT
This DNA window, taken from Pan paniscus chromosome 5, NHGRI_mPanPan1-v2.0_pri, whole genome shotgun sequence, encodes the following:
- the LOC129397989 gene encoding zinc finger CCCH domain-containing protein 11C-like; this encodes MPNQGEDCYFFFYSTCTKGDSCPFRHCEAALGNETVCTLWREGRCFRRVCRFRHMEIDKKRSEVPCYWETQPTGCQKLNCAFHHNRGRYVDGLFLPPSTTVPESPEEEVKASQLSVQQNKLSVQSNPSPQLRSVMKVESSENVPSPKHPPVVINAADDDEDDDDQFPDETKTPTLQPTPEVHNGLRVTSVRRPAVNIKQGECLHFGIKTLEEIKSEKMKEKSKKQGEGSSGVSSLLLHPEPVPGPEKENVRTVVKTVTLSTKQGEEPLVRLGLTERLGKRKFSAGADSDPPLKRSLAQRLGKKVEAPETNTDETPKTAQVSKSLKERLGMSADPNNEDATDKVNKVGEIHVKTLEEMLLERASQKHGESQTKLKTEGPSKTDDSTSGARSSSTLRIKTFSEVLAEEEHRQQEAERQKSKKDTTCMKLKTDSEIKKTVVLPPIVASKGQSEEPAGKTKSMQEVHMKTLEEIKLEKALRVQQSSESSTSSPSQHEATPGARLLLRVTQRTWRKEEKILQEGNEVDFQSRIRMEATEASVETTGVDISKIQVKRCATMREMRMRKQQEREKSVSTPLQGDVASCNTRVAEKPVLTAVPGITWHLTKQLPTKSSQKVEVETSGIADSFLNVKWAAQTLEKRGEAKPKVNVKQSVVKVVSSPKLAPKRKAVEMHLAVTAAVKPLSSSSVLQEPPAKKAAVDAVVLLVSEDKSVTVPEAENPRDSLFFFFFFFFFFFSFFLFFLIYCKF